One Vallitalea okinawensis DNA window includes the following coding sequences:
- a CDS encoding alpha-mannosidase, with protein sequence MYQIIKLRNNLAQIYEKRFVQQIEVHEIGISKASDNVMELDEAMGLEYMPFKVGDTFRGRDKNYWIKVDVKLPEEFYGQEVIGYFDIGRTGLWFESGMEALLYVNGKRFQAVDRNHKEVIFKDFNKEWTTFYLQVWSGLEGGGKPVEQIHHYNKISFSLFDGEHDTYYLYLKHLFEAMDELKDTDAHKYLYEKIIIEAFKIYNDVGVNESINCIEEALKQYPKINPTTMNCVAHTHIDLAWLWRIKHTKQKAIRSFNTMIKMMDDSEDYYFFQSQPQLYQWIKEESQDLYAKIKEKVADGSWEIGGGMWVESDLNMAGGESLVRQILYGDKFLKDEFGYDPKHKFLWLPDVFGYNWSIPQLLKSAGIDYFFTTKMSWNEYNRMPDDTFIWRGMDGSEVLCHFITTPHPYGDRHYVYNALIDSRSLLGTWENYKSKEISKELLVAYGYGDGGGGANVEMVKSIPVTNLIPTLPTVQPSTIENYIDRLNQEINDSNQPLQVWNDELYLQFHRGTYTIQGLIKKWNRLLENKYRTCEILSSLAAVGMSNFNLYQQDEIEKGYKILLTNQFHDILPGSSIREVNVDAIEDYQQSDSIVTESVSGVLENVTNQTSDTYTVFNPLKDRENHLIFVEGIKEEKVFKDENNRVLKSQTTNDGTYVMIDDLTPFAFTNFRVSEEVQLSNKLSKVDIDQRTLENKRYLITWNENGNLTRVYDKQHKKEVIKSGQAGNQFQVFEDKPHGYEAWEIELDTLDDAIGTMETIDQLVKVTLIDNGNLMTTLRFEYAYGDSRIIQDLKVYEYTGRIDFVTEVQWYTHEKLLKVNFPVDVFAREVTCDIQFGNIKRPTHRTTPWDKAKFEVCAINWVDLSQRDYGVSLLNDGKYGHDVQDNKIRLSLVKSSIHPDTHADIGCQSFTYSLFPHKGGFLEGDTHTEALKLNNQLHAIKGRKSSLNRSLLEIDGKYVEVDAIKKAEDSNHLILRLHEYGGGEEKVKIKSYYPIKNYAFCNILEENLEEAIMEDEMTFNVKPYEIKTIKILFDTI encoded by the coding sequence TTGTATCAAATCATTAAATTACGAAATAATTTAGCACAAATATATGAAAAGCGATTTGTCCAACAAATAGAGGTCCATGAGATTGGAATATCTAAGGCTTCAGATAATGTGATGGAATTAGATGAAGCAATGGGACTAGAGTATATGCCATTTAAAGTCGGGGATACCTTTAGGGGAAGAGATAAAAACTACTGGATAAAAGTGGATGTAAAGTTGCCAGAGGAGTTTTATGGACAAGAAGTTATTGGTTATTTTGACATAGGAAGAACAGGACTCTGGTTTGAAAGTGGCATGGAAGCATTGCTTTACGTTAACGGAAAGCGCTTTCAAGCAGTAGATAGAAATCACAAAGAAGTCATCTTTAAAGATTTTAATAAAGAATGGACAACTTTTTATTTACAAGTTTGGTCTGGCCTAGAAGGTGGAGGAAAGCCTGTAGAGCAAATTCATCATTATAATAAAATATCTTTTTCATTATTTGATGGAGAACATGATACATATTATCTATACTTAAAGCATCTCTTTGAAGCTATGGATGAACTGAAAGATACTGATGCACATAAGTATCTATATGAAAAGATCATTATAGAAGCATTTAAAATATACAATGATGTTGGTGTAAATGAATCTATTAACTGTATAGAAGAAGCATTAAAACAATATCCGAAGATCAACCCTACTACTATGAATTGTGTGGCACATACCCACATTGATTTAGCGTGGTTATGGCGGATTAAGCATACGAAACAAAAAGCTATCCGATCTTTCAATACCATGATTAAAATGATGGATGATTCAGAAGACTATTATTTTTTTCAAAGTCAACCTCAGCTTTATCAATGGATCAAAGAAGAGAGTCAGGATTTGTATGCTAAAATAAAAGAAAAGGTAGCCGATGGTTCATGGGAAATTGGCGGTGGTATGTGGGTTGAATCAGACCTCAACATGGCCGGCGGCGAAAGTCTAGTAAGACAGATTCTCTACGGTGATAAATTTCTCAAGGATGAGTTTGGTTATGATCCTAAGCATAAATTCTTATGGCTGCCTGATGTATTTGGATACAATTGGAGCATACCACAGCTTCTCAAAAGTGCAGGTATTGATTATTTCTTTACAACTAAAATGAGTTGGAATGAATACAACAGAATGCCAGATGATACTTTTATCTGGAGAGGTATGGATGGAAGCGAAGTTCTATGCCATTTTATCACAACACCTCATCCATATGGAGATAGACATTATGTTTACAATGCATTAATTGACAGTAGGAGTCTACTAGGTACTTGGGAGAATTATAAAAGTAAAGAAATAAGCAAAGAACTATTAGTAGCTTATGGTTACGGTGATGGTGGTGGTGGAGCTAATGTGGAGATGGTTAAATCCATACCAGTAACTAACCTAATACCTACACTACCAACAGTACAGCCAAGCACTATTGAGAATTATATTGACCGATTAAATCAAGAGATAAATGATTCTAATCAACCCTTACAAGTGTGGAATGACGAGCTTTATTTGCAGTTTCACAGGGGAACCTATACCATTCAGGGGCTTATCAAGAAATGGAATAGGCTATTAGAAAATAAGTATAGAACTTGTGAAATATTAAGTTCATTAGCAGCTGTTGGGATGAGTAACTTCAATCTTTATCAGCAGGATGAAATAGAAAAAGGTTATAAAATTCTTTTAACGAATCAATTTCATGATATATTACCTGGAAGTAGTATTAGAGAGGTCAATGTAGATGCTATAGAAGATTATCAGCAAAGTGACTCTATCGTGACTGAAAGCGTTTCCGGAGTGCTTGAGAATGTTACTAATCAGACATCTGATACTTATACAGTTTTTAATCCACTTAAAGATAGGGAAAATCATCTTATTTTCGTTGAAGGTATAAAAGAAGAGAAAGTGTTTAAAGATGAAAATAATAGAGTGCTTAAATCTCAAACTACAAATGATGGTACATATGTAATGATTGATGATTTAACACCTTTTGCTTTTACTAATTTTAGAGTTAGTGAAGAAGTACAATTAAGTAATAAGTTATCAAAAGTTGATATAGATCAAAGAACATTAGAAAATAAAAGATATCTAATAACATGGAATGAAAATGGAAACTTGACAAGAGTATATGATAAGCAGCACAAAAAAGAAGTCATCAAATCGGGTCAAGCAGGGAATCAATTTCAAGTATTTGAAGATAAACCTCATGGTTATGAAGCTTGGGAAATAGAGTTAGATACTCTTGACGATGCCATAGGTACCATGGAGACAATAGACCAGCTTGTTAAAGTGACCTTAATTGATAATGGTAATCTAATGACAACCTTGAGATTTGAATATGCTTACGGTGATTCTAGAATTATTCAAGATCTTAAGGTATATGAGTATACAGGTAGGATTGATTTTGTAACAGAGGTTCAATGGTATACACATGAGAAGCTACTTAAAGTTAATTTCCCAGTAGATGTTTTTGCAAGAGAAGTAACTTGTGATATTCAATTTGGTAATATCAAGCGTCCTACACATAGAACCACTCCATGGGACAAAGCAAAATTTGAAGTATGCGCCATTAATTGGGTGGACTTATCTCAAAGAGATTATGGTGTTAGCCTTCTCAACGATGGTAAGTATGGGCATGATGTTCAAGATAATAAAATCCGCTTATCACTTGTAAAGTCATCGATTCACCCAGATACGCATGCGGATATAGGTTGTCAAAGTTTTACCTACAGTTTATTCCCACATAAAGGCGGGTTCTTAGAAGGTGATACCCATACAGAGGCTCTTAAGTTAAACAATCAGCTTCATGCTATAAAGGGTAGAAAGAGTAGCCTTAATCGCAGTTTATTAGAAATTGATGGGAAATATGTAGAAGTTGATGCAATCAAGAAAGCGGAAGACTCTAATCACTTAATTCTTAGACTCCATGAGTATGGAGGAGGAGAGGAAAAAGTAAAGATCAAGAGTTATTATCCTATAAAGAATTACGCTTTTTGTAATATACTTGAAGAGAATTTAGAAGAGGCAATAATGGAAGATGAGATGACATTTAACGTTAAGCCTTATGAAATAAAAACTATTAAAATTTTATTTGACACCATATAG
- a CDS encoding aspartate kinase translates to MLIVKKFGGSSVANKERVFNVARRVIEDYEKGHDVVVVLSAQGDTTDELIAKAREITPQPSRREMDMLLTTGEQQSVALMAMALHTLGYQAVSLNAFQVGMRTTSAYSKARLKRIDDERIRFELDRKNIVLVTGFQGINRYDDITTLGRGGSDTTAVALAAELKADKCEIYTDVEGVYTADPRVVKNACKLKEISYDEMLELASLGAKVLHNRSVELAKKYNVELVVRSSLSTAEGTIVREVSHMEKMLVSGIAADKDVARIAVIGIKDEPGRAFKLFGLMGKHNINVDIILQSIGRDGSKDISFTVSRDSLEDAKKVIQDNLEVLAAREVVVEDKVAKVSVVGAGMASNPGVASTMFEALYDANVNIHMISTSEIKISVLIDEDDVEVAMNAIHDNFKLHLIK, encoded by the coding sequence TTGCTAATAGTAAAAAAGTTCGGAGGAAGTTCCGTAGCGAATAAAGAGCGTGTCTTCAATGTGGCAAGAAGGGTGATTGAAGACTATGAGAAAGGTCATGATGTTGTCGTCGTTTTATCAGCACAAGGTGATACAACTGATGAGTTAATCGCCAAGGCTAGAGAGATAACGCCACAACCATCAAGACGTGAAATGGATATGTTGTTAACAACAGGCGAGCAACAATCTGTTGCTTTAATGGCAATGGCTTTGCATACATTGGGTTATCAAGCTGTATCATTGAATGCTTTTCAGGTAGGTATGCGTACCACTTCAGCCTATTCAAAAGCAAGGTTAAAAAGAATAGATGATGAACGTATACGCTTTGAGTTGGATCGTAAAAATATTGTACTGGTTACAGGATTTCAAGGAATTAATCGCTATGATGATATAACAACTCTTGGTAGAGGTGGATCTGATACAACAGCTGTAGCATTAGCGGCAGAGTTAAAAGCGGATAAATGTGAAATTTATACAGATGTTGAAGGAGTTTATACCGCTGATCCACGTGTTGTAAAAAACGCATGTAAGTTGAAGGAAATATCTTATGATGAGATGCTAGAATTAGCTTCTTTAGGTGCAAAAGTTTTACACAACCGATCTGTAGAGTTGGCTAAAAAGTATAATGTTGAACTTGTTGTTAGATCCAGTTTAAGTACTGCAGAAGGAACGATTGTTAGGGAGGTATCGCATATGGAAAAAATGCTAGTTAGCGGAATAGCAGCAGATAAAGATGTGGCAAGAATAGCTGTCATTGGAATTAAAGATGAACCTGGTAGAGCGTTTAAGCTTTTTGGGTTAATGGGTAAACATAACATTAATGTTGATATTATTTTACAATCTATTGGAAGAGACGGCTCCAAAGACATCTCCTTTACGGTATCAAGGGATAGCTTAGAAGATGCAAAAAAAGTTATTCAAGATAACTTAGAAGTATTAGCGGCAAGAGAAGTAGTTGTTGAAGATAAAGTAGCTAAGGTATCGGTAGTAGGAGCTGGAATGGCAAGTAATCCAGGTGTTGCATCAACCATGTTTGAGGCACTTTATGACGCTAATGTTAACATACACATGATTTCAACATCTGAAATAAAAATTTCCGTTTTAATAGATGAAGATGATGTAGAAGTAGCCATGAATGCCATTCATGATAACTTTAAATTACATTTAATTAAATAG
- a CDS encoding GntR family transcriptional regulator, whose product MANKFLYMNVYDSIKDKILTKEYHADDKLPTEVELEKIYQVSRITIKKALKTLKEDGLIYSRRGSGSYIAPDALSSHENIIESTDENKVITMILPFDMADSNFVNTINGASKYLSDQGYYLNVRSHISSIEEERDIISNSYDNVAGILLFPMSTNENFDILNQLYIEKFPIIMLDRYNECIPVNYVVTDNYTGGYDATSYLIELGHDKIGFVCDVGLEKFTTLRNRYLGYCKAMEKHGELVNDSIFIGFNKGYKHDKSEETYRGIVESLIKNNVTAVFAANDLLASYLITEATRMGYQVPEDLSVIGFDNDPTLSRFFFKPVTTMEQAFYEMGKVAAQNLVNLIEHEAKKVRITLPATLIVKDTCKRLAGSYKG is encoded by the coding sequence ATGGCGAACAAATTTTTATACATGAACGTATATGATTCAATTAAAGATAAAATTCTCACTAAAGAATATCATGCAGATGATAAGCTACCTACAGAAGTAGAACTAGAAAAGATCTATCAAGTGAGTAGGATTACAATCAAAAAAGCTTTAAAGACTTTAAAAGAGGATGGTCTTATATATAGTAGACGGGGCAGCGGTAGTTATATAGCTCCAGACGCTTTGTCATCTCATGAAAACATCATAGAAAGTACCGATGAAAACAAAGTCATCACAATGATACTGCCCTTCGATATGGCAGACTCCAATTTTGTTAACACCATTAACGGTGCTTCTAAATATCTTTCTGATCAGGGTTATTACCTCAACGTTAGGAGTCATATTAGCAGTATAGAAGAAGAAAGAGATATTATTAGTAATAGCTATGATAATGTTGCAGGTATTTTACTGTTTCCAATGTCAACGAATGAAAATTTTGATATCCTAAATCAATTATATATAGAAAAGTTTCCTATTATCATGCTAGATAGATATAATGAGTGCATACCTGTTAACTATGTTGTCACTGACAATTATACTGGGGGCTATGATGCTACTTCCTACCTTATTGAGTTAGGCCATGATAAAATTGGTTTCGTTTGTGATGTGGGACTTGAAAAATTCACTACTCTGAGAAATAGATACTTAGGCTATTGTAAGGCTATGGAAAAACATGGTGAGTTAGTAAATGACTCTATTTTCATCGGATTCAACAAAGGTTATAAACATGATAAAAGTGAAGAGACCTATAGAGGAATTGTGGAATCACTGATTAAAAACAACGTGACTGCTGTTTTTGCTGCTAATGACCTATTAGCATCCTATTTAATAACAGAAGCTACACGTATGGGTTATCAAGTGCCAGAAGATCTATCTGTTATCGGCTTTGATAACGACCCTACTCTTTCCCGATTTTTCTTTAAGCCTGTAACAACAATGGAACAAGCTTTTTATGAAATGGGAAAAGTTGCAGCTCAAAATCTAGTTAATTTAATAGAACACGAAGCTAAAAAAGTGAGAATAACACTTCCTGCTACATTGATAGTAAAAGATACATGCAAGCGTCTTGCTGGTTCTTATAAAGGTTGA
- a CDS encoding response regulator transcription factor, whose product MNTSRVFARKNIKLENRRTKQERSVKNVKNKILIIDDDLDLCILLKKNLKTDGHQVTICHDGEAGLTEAITNSYQLIVLDIMLPKKSGFDVLSDIRKVSHVPVLMLTAKDSEVDKVSGLRMGADDYLTKPFGSNEFLARVASLLRRYTVFNANDVQVEPTLDVGNLYIDPSTREVRLNDVRIDLTAKEFDLLYFLCSNKGKVFTKKQIYRSVWEDDYAFDDNNIMVHIRRLRKKIEPNPEAPIYILTVWGVGYKFSGDEV is encoded by the coding sequence ATGAACACTAGTAGAGTATTTGCGAGGAAAAACATAAAGCTCGAAAATAGAAGAACGAAGCAGGAAAGGAGTGTTAAAAACGTGAAAAACAAAATTCTTATTATAGATGACGATTTAGACCTATGTATTTTATTGAAGAAGAATTTAAAAACAGATGGTCATCAGGTGACTATTTGCCACGATGGTGAGGCTGGCTTAACGGAAGCTATCACAAATAGTTATCAACTCATAGTGTTGGATATTATGCTTCCAAAGAAAAGCGGATTCGATGTATTGTCGGATATCAGAAAGGTAAGTCATGTACCTGTACTAATGCTGACTGCAAAAGACAGTGAGGTAGACAAAGTGTCTGGACTTCGGATGGGGGCTGACGATTATCTTACAAAGCCATTCGGCAGTAATGAATTTCTTGCGCGTGTGGCTTCACTTTTGCGACGTTATACTGTTTTTAATGCCAATGATGTACAGGTTGAACCTACCCTTGATGTGGGAAATCTCTATATTGATCCGTCTACCCGTGAAGTTCGCCTCAATGATGTGAGAATTGACTTGACTGCAAAAGAATTTGATTTGCTGTACTTTCTTTGTAGCAATAAGGGTAAAGTCTTTACCAAAAAGCAAATATATCGTTCTGTCTGGGAGGATGATTATGCTTTTGATGACAATAACATTATGGTGCATATTCGGAGGCTGCGTAAAAAAATAGAACCGAATCCGGAAGCGCCAATCTATATTCTGACTGTTTGGGGTGTTGGGTATAAGTTTAGTGGTGATGAAGTATGA
- a CDS encoding ABC transporter permease, with translation MVNLIYCELLKLKRSKMLLISFLGALVTPFMMIADGIKIHFSHPELPITLMGFYNGCNLYIMILFGLIVYTVIAAYLFSREHTEKTLKTILTVPVSKISFILSKFIMLFIWIMTLTIVSWAGMFILAALYKVLFGLAEFSLAVAIPYFGKMLLGGILMFLMSSPFAFLALWTKGLVVPIIAAATIVMGNVALSNEALGAVFPWTAITLLIDDKIGQTGFSYALVIGLILSVSIFGFVASIVYFQKEDIK, from the coding sequence TTGGTTAATCTCATCTATTGTGAACTACTAAAACTAAAACGTTCCAAAATGCTGCTGATTAGTTTTTTAGGCGCGTTGGTAACGCCTTTTATGATGATTGCTGATGGGATTAAGATTCATTTTTCACATCCAGAACTGCCGATCACGCTGATGGGCTTCTATAATGGCTGTAATCTATACATCATGATCTTGTTTGGATTAATTGTCTACACAGTCATTGCAGCCTATCTATTCAGCCGGGAGCATACGGAAAAGACCTTAAAAACAATCCTAACTGTTCCGGTGTCAAAAATCTCTTTTATCCTTAGCAAGTTTATTATGCTATTTATTTGGATTATGACGCTTACAATCGTTTCCTGGGCAGGTATGTTTATTTTAGCAGCTCTTTATAAAGTACTGTTTGGTCTTGCTGAATTTAGTCTTGCAGTTGCAATACCATACTTTGGAAAAATGTTACTTGGTGGTATTCTCATGTTTCTCATGAGTTCACCTTTTGCCTTTTTGGCTTTATGGACTAAGGGTTTGGTAGTACCAATTATTGCTGCTGCGACCATCGTTATGGGGAATGTGGCTTTGTCAAATGAAGCTTTAGGAGCAGTATTTCCGTGGACAGCTATTACGCTACTGATTGACGACAAAATAGGACAGACAGGTTTTTCTTATGCATTGGTAATTGGATTAATTCTATCTGTTTCCATATTTGGGTTCGTTGCCAGTATAGTTTATTTTCAAAAGGAGGATATCAAGTAA
- a CDS encoding carbohydrate kinase family protein — protein sequence MDTKYDVLVVGDINPDIMMIDYDRLPNPGEETHSKDAHIALGGGCAICASGLAKLGMSVAVYGFLGSDMFGEMMVRKLEKTGVHTEHITIRNDINTGFSVALTNSEDRAFITYNGTNELFDVKDVPDEVIKSAGHVHALCYTPDKHGDYVEFFKRVKELGRTVSFDIGYDDTEQWSDKIMEIVELVDIFMPNEKEATNYTRKDTADAALKALATSGNTVIVKKGKDGSIAYRDGLFAEAGPFVTTCVDTTGAGDSFNAGFILGWLRGFDLGKCLIIGNAVGSKSVEQYGGSSGVPSYEELKAFLNKENISI from the coding sequence ATGGATACAAAATATGACGTTTTAGTTGTGGGAGATATCAACCCAGACATAATGATGATTGATTATGATAGGTTACCAAACCCGGGTGAAGAAACCCATTCAAAAGATGCACACATCGCTTTAGGTGGAGGATGTGCAATCTGTGCATCCGGCTTAGCCAAGTTAGGCATGAGCGTTGCTGTTTATGGTTTCTTAGGAAGTGATATGTTTGGAGAGATGATGGTGCGAAAACTGGAGAAGACTGGTGTTCACACAGAGCATATAACTATTAGAAATGATATCAATACTGGTTTTTCTGTTGCACTAACGAATAGTGAAGATAGAGCTTTTATTACCTATAATGGTACGAATGAATTATTTGATGTTAAAGATGTTCCTGATGAGGTGATTAAGTCAGCAGGGCATGTACATGCGCTATGCTATACGCCTGATAAACATGGCGATTATGTGGAATTCTTCAAGCGTGTCAAGGAACTAGGTCGTACCGTTTCCTTTGACATAGGTTATGACGATACAGAACAGTGGTCTGATAAGATCATGGAGATTGTTGAACTTGTTGATATCTTCATGCCCAATGAGAAAGAAGCTACTAATTACACAAGAAAAGATACTGCTGACGCCGCACTGAAAGCGCTTGCAACTAGTGGTAATACAGTTATCGTAAAAAAAGGTAAAGACGGATCTATAGCTTACCGAGATGGGTTATTCGCAGAGGCAGGTCCATTTGTTACTACATGTGTAGACACAACAGGAGCTGGCGATTCTTTTAATGCAGGATTCATCCTTGGATGGCTTCGAGGATTTGATTTAGGTAAGTGTCTCATAATTGGTAACGCTGTTGGTTCTAAGAGTGTTGAACAATATGGTGGTAGTTCAGGCGTTCCTTCTTATGAAGAGTTAAAAGCATTTTTAAATAAAGAAAATATATCAATATAA
- a CDS encoding undecaprenyl-diphosphate phosphatase, whose product MNFVEILKAILFGIVEGITEWLPVSSTGHLILLNEFVALDATEEFWSLFEVVIQLGAIMAVVVLFWKQIFPFGKDDNHHPLTSQGVLSYVKADIFVLWFKILVACIPAAIAVFFGDKFEELFYNYHTVSAALIFFGVMFIIIENKHKAKTAKINSLTEITYRLAFIIGIFQLIAAIFPGTSRSGSTIVGALLFGVSRTVAAEFTFFLAIPAMFGASLLKLIKFGLSFTSTELIILLVGMITAFLVSVFVIQFLMTYIKRHDFKVFGWYRIALGILVLSVFAFR is encoded by the coding sequence TTGAATTTTGTTGAAATACTTAAGGCAATCCTCTTTGGTATTGTAGAGGGCATCACAGAATGGCTGCCAGTCAGTAGTACTGGGCATCTGATCTTGTTGAATGAGTTTGTTGCATTAGATGCTACTGAAGAGTTTTGGAGCCTATTCGAAGTGGTGATTCAGTTAGGTGCAATTATGGCGGTAGTCGTATTGTTCTGGAAGCAGATTTTTCCTTTTGGCAAAGATGATAACCATCATCCCCTTACATCGCAAGGCGTACTATCATATGTAAAGGCAGATATCTTCGTCTTATGGTTCAAGATCCTTGTTGCCTGTATCCCTGCGGCTATAGCTGTATTCTTTGGCGATAAGTTTGAGGAACTGTTTTACAACTATCATACTGTTTCTGCTGCACTAATCTTTTTTGGTGTGATGTTTATCATCATTGAAAACAAACACAAAGCAAAAACTGCAAAGATAAATAGTTTGACCGAAATCACCTATCGACTGGCCTTTATTATAGGTATTTTTCAATTGATCGCAGCAATATTCCCTGGTACTTCTCGATCTGGGTCAACTATTGTAGGAGCACTACTATTTGGCGTCTCAAGAACAGTGGCAGCAGAATTTACATTTTTCCTTGCCATACCAGCAATGTTTGGTGCAAGTCTGCTGAAACTCATCAAATTTGGACTTTCATTTACTAGCACAGAACTTATCATTCTATTGGTCGGCATGATAACGGCATTTTTAGTATCAGTCTTTGTCATTCAATTCTTGATGACTTATATAAAAAGGCACGATTTTAAGGTCTTTGGCTGGTATCGGATTGCACTTGGTATCCTTGTCTTATCGGTGTTTGCATTCAGATAA
- a CDS encoding sensor histidine kinase: MTGFMITILFCLCVGQFIYIYRMKKHEKNWLDILRGIQHGEQDKIFTKGKGRIADISYEINGIIDSNQAQIAQLKKANEANKQILTSLSHDVRTPLASLLGYLEAIEKGVLDQMEEQEYIGVVLRKANDLKMYLDMLFEWFKLSSNERKFIFEVLDINELTREVMIEWLPVFEREAITLSADIDDDDLLVSIDPMAYKRILNNLIQNAIDHGHCTKISLTIKHISNRAFISVINNGKIIPDDQLPHIFERLYKGDYARSDKGSGLGLAITKELVINLHGEISVSSLKNEGTKFQIRLPISK; the protein is encoded by the coding sequence ATGACAGGATTTATGATTACAATTTTGTTCTGCTTGTGTGTTGGACAATTTATATACATCTATCGAATGAAGAAGCATGAAAAAAACTGGCTTGATATCTTGAGAGGTATACAACATGGTGAACAAGATAAGATTTTTACAAAAGGCAAGGGGCGGATAGCAGATATCAGCTATGAAATTAACGGAATAATTGACTCAAATCAAGCCCAGATTGCGCAGTTAAAAAAAGCAAATGAAGCCAACAAGCAAATATTAACCAGTCTGTCCCATGATGTACGAACTCCTCTTGCCTCTCTGCTTGGTTATTTGGAGGCTATCGAGAAAGGTGTTTTAGACCAAATGGAGGAACAAGAATATATCGGGGTGGTGCTTCGTAAGGCGAACGACTTGAAAATGTATCTGGATATGCTCTTTGAATGGTTTAAGCTCAGTTCTAATGAACGGAAGTTTATATTTGAAGTACTTGATATCAATGAACTGACACGAGAGGTTATGATTGAATGGTTACCTGTATTTGAACGTGAAGCAATTACACTTTCGGCGGATATTGACGATGATGATTTATTGGTATCAATTGATCCTATGGCTTACAAACGAATTCTTAATAATCTGATACAAAATGCGATAGACCATGGACATTGCACTAAAATTTCTCTTACGATAAAACACATATCGAATAGAGCTTTTATATCAGTAATTAACAACGGCAAAATAATACCCGACGACCAGTTGCCTCACATTTTTGAACGGCTATATAAAGGCGATTATGCCCGATCTGATAAGGGTAGTGGTTTGGGTCTTGCTATCACTAAGGAACTTGTTATAAACCTACATGGTGAAATCTCTGTATCAAGCTTGAAAAATGAGGGGACAAAATTTCAAATCCGCCTGCCAATTTCCAAGTAA
- a CDS encoding ABC transporter ATP-binding protein: MSEYIIETIGLTKHFGEQLAVDHVDLHVPKGKIYGLLGRNGAGKTTTMRMLLNLVRPSAGTVLLFGKAHCENPEKTYHKIGSIIEKPGFYENLTGGENLQILARLRGQHRKDTINHALEIVGLDKEKSKVFSNYSMGMKQRLGIAAAIMHEPELLILDEPINGLDPIGIHEIRKFLLMLCKEKGVTILISSHVLDEVEQLADIIGVLHQGRLVEEVDMIQLNKQNRQYVEFGVSDVNTAALLLERQFNTSDYTVCNDKIIRVFDCIEERGQITCCFVKNDLLVTKVNVSSEKLENYFSRLIGGGGIG; encoded by the coding sequence ATGAGTGAATATATAATTGAAACAATTGGGCTGACAAAACATTTTGGAGAGCAACTTGCAGTAGATCATGTAGACCTGCATGTGCCAAAAGGGAAAATATACGGACTACTGGGGAGAAATGGAGCCGGCAAAACCACAACGATGCGGATGTTGCTTAATCTGGTTCGTCCTTCTGCTGGGACAGTTCTGCTGTTCGGCAAAGCACATTGTGAAAATCCTGAAAAGACTTATCACAAAATTGGTTCTATCATTGAGAAACCTGGCTTTTATGAAAATTTAACTGGTGGAGAAAACTTACAAATCTTAGCCCGTCTACGTGGACAACACCGCAAAGACACAATTAATCACGCCCTTGAAATAGTTGGACTGGACAAAGAAAAAAGTAAAGTGTTTTCTAATTATTCTATGGGTATGAAACAGAGGCTTGGAATTGCTGCTGCCATCATGCACGAGCCAGAGCTGTTAATACTTGACGAACCCATAAACGGACTTGATCCTATCGGTATTCATGAAATACGAAAATTCCTTTTAATGCTTTGTAAGGAAAAGGGTGTTACCATACTCATATCCAGCCATGTCCTAGATGAGGTTGAACAACTTGCTGATATTATTGGTGTGTTACACCAAGGGCGTTTGGTAGAGGAAGTTGATATGATCCAGCTAAACAAACAAAATCGACAGTATGTAGAATTTGGGGTTTCTGATGTGAATACTGCTGCCTTGCTTTTAGAAAGACAATTTAATACTTCAGATTATACTGTTTGTAATGACAAAATTATACGAGTATTTGACTGCATTGAGGAGAGGGGCCAAATCACCTGTTGCTTTGTTAAAAATGATTTGTTAGTAACAAAAGTTAATGTAAGCTCAGAAAAACTAGAGAACTATTTTTCGCGGCTGATAGGAGGTGGCGGTATTGGTTAA